In one window of Ignatzschineria indica DNA:
- a CDS encoding YgiQ family radical SAM protein — protein MRQYEGVKPLFSYRKYWAHRFGTAPFLPTTREEMDLLGWDSCDIIFVTGDSYIDHPSFGTAILGRLLEAQGFRVGVISQPDWRSLDDFMRLGEPNLYFAVNSGNMDSMVNHYTADRKVRRNDAYTAGDVNGKRPDRAVIVYSQKVREAYRDIPIVIGGIEASLRRVAHYDYWSETIRRSILVDSAADLLLFGNGERSIVELSHRLAAGEKITDITDIRGSALIRPHGKHHFDRHELDSTHFDHVGKIDPYINPYGTITSRDCETNVALEAPTQDQAKSTLKSENISRTDLTIRLPSFEDVTETAALYAHASRILHLETNPFNARPMVQQHGDLDVWINPPPIPLSTKEMDAVYALPFERAPHPSYGDAHIPAWEMIKHSVSIMRGCFGGCTFCSITEHEGRIIQSRSEASILAEVKEIRDRSPDFKGYISDLGGPTANMYRLACKDPNIEKHCRKLSCVYPGICQNLNTDHKPLIDLYKKAREIEGIKRIHIASGVRYDLAAQSPEYIKELVTHHVGGYLKIAPEHTEEGPLSKMMKPSMKAYEDFKTLFEKYSREAGKEQYLIPYFIAAHPGTSDEDMLNLALWLKKHDLRADQVQAFMPTPMSVATAMYYSERNPLKPIRRNSEHVGTAKSLKRRQLHKAFLRYHDPNNWPQLRQALRYMGRSDLIGSGKEALVPAESHKERRQRQHQRGKLFTTNYQGIPRRRGKRER, from the coding sequence ATCTTCTAGGTTGGGATAGTTGCGATATTATCTTTGTCACCGGCGATAGTTATATCGATCATCCAAGTTTTGGGACAGCTATCTTAGGCCGTCTACTAGAAGCGCAAGGTTTCCGTGTGGGAGTCATCTCTCAGCCTGACTGGCGATCACTTGATGACTTTATGCGCTTAGGAGAGCCTAATCTCTATTTTGCTGTTAATTCTGGCAATATGGATTCGATGGTCAATCACTATACTGCAGATCGTAAGGTCCGCCGTAATGATGCCTACACCGCAGGTGATGTGAATGGGAAGCGCCCCGATCGTGCTGTGATTGTCTATAGCCAAAAGGTGCGCGAAGCGTATCGCGATATTCCGATTGTTATCGGCGGTATTGAAGCATCGCTTCGCCGAGTCGCCCACTATGATTACTGGTCAGAGACCATTCGTCGCTCAATTTTAGTCGATAGTGCTGCTGATCTTCTTCTATTTGGAAATGGAGAGCGCTCTATTGTTGAATTGAGCCATCGTCTTGCTGCCGGTGAAAAGATTACGGATATTACCGATATTCGTGGCTCTGCCCTTATTCGCCCTCATGGAAAGCATCATTTTGATCGTCACGAACTCGATTCTACCCACTTTGATCATGTCGGAAAGATCGATCCTTATATCAATCCTTACGGCACGATTACAAGCCGTGATTGTGAGACAAATGTCGCGCTTGAAGCGCCGACCCAAGATCAAGCAAAATCGACCCTTAAAAGTGAGAATATTAGCCGAACAGATCTCACCATTCGTCTACCAAGCTTTGAAGATGTAACAGAAACCGCCGCACTCTATGCTCATGCCAGTCGAATTTTACATCTCGAGACAAATCCATTTAATGCTCGCCCGATGGTACAGCAACATGGGGATCTTGATGTCTGGATCAATCCGCCGCCCATTCCTCTCTCAACAAAAGAGATGGATGCCGTCTATGCCCTTCCCTTCGAGCGCGCACCTCATCCTAGCTATGGTGATGCCCATATTCCAGCATGGGAGATGATCAAACATTCCGTTAGCATTATGCGTGGCTGTTTTGGCGGTTGTACTTTCTGCTCCATTACAGAGCATGAAGGACGCATTATTCAGAGCCGCTCTGAGGCGTCTATCTTGGCAGAGGTGAAAGAGATTCGAGATCGCAGCCCCGATTTTAAAGGCTATATTTCAGACCTTGGTGGTCCTACCGCCAATATGTATCGCTTAGCGTGTAAAGACCCTAATATTGAGAAGCATTGCCGTAAACTCTCCTGTGTCTATCCTGGGATTTGTCAAAATCTCAATACAGATCACAAGCCCCTTATCGATCTCTATAAAAAAGCTCGTGAGATTGAAGGTATTAAACGAATCCATATCGCTTCCGGCGTTCGCTACGATCTTGCCGCACAATCGCCAGAATATATTAAAGAGCTAGTAACACATCATGTGGGCGGATATCTTAAAATTGCCCCGGAGCATACGGAAGAAGGCCCACTTTCGAAGATGATGAAGCCATCCATGAAAGCGTATGAGGATTTTAAAACACTCTTTGAAAAGTACTCTCGCGAAGCAGGAAAAGAGCAATATCTGATCCCCTACTTTATCGCCGCTCACCCCGGAACTAGTGATGAAGATATGCTCAACCTAGCACTCTGGTTAAAAAAGCATGATCTTCGTGCCGATCAAGTCCAAGCCTTTATGCCGACACCGATGTCAGTGGCAACGGCAATGTACTACTCTGAACGGAATCCTCTCAAGCCGATTCGTCGTAATTCTGAACATGTAGGAACTGCAAAGAGCCTCAAACGCCGACAACTTCATAAAGCCTTCCTGCGCTATCATGATCCCAATAATTGGCCACAATTACGCCAAGCATTGCGCTACATGGGTCGAAGTGATCTGATCGGTTCTGGCAAAGAGGCTTTAGTGCCGGCAGAGAGCCATAAAGAGCGCCGTCAGCGTCAACATCAACGTGGTAAACTGTTCACCACCAATTACCAAGGCATTCCAAGAAGACGCGGAAAACGGGAGCGATAG
- the asd gene encoding aspartate-semialdehyde dehydrogenase, with protein MKKLGLIGWRGMVGSVLMERMEKENDFAGIHTTFFSTSNAGGDAPVVAGSYESVLVDAFDIEALAAQDIIISCQGGDYTSSVFNKLREAGWQGYWIDAASTLRMDDDAMIILDPVNREIIDQSLERGIKNFIGGNCTVSLMLMALGALFKEGLVEWATSMTYQSASGAGAQNMKELLEQMGAIHSLVNSDLYNPAKSILEIDQMITDSFATDQCPKNRFGVPLAGSLIPWIDTELENGQSREEWKAMAESNKLLQLERSVPIDGTCVRVGAMRCHSQGLTVKLTKDVPLDDIEAMIKESNRWVKVVPNHRDITMQELTPAATSGTMRIPVGRLRKMNLGPEYLNAFTVGDQLLWGAAEPLRRMLNILLEREESLK; from the coding sequence ATGAAAAAGTTGGGTTTAATTGGTTGGCGTGGAATGGTCGGCTCCGTTTTAATGGAGCGTATGGAAAAAGAGAATGATTTTGCCGGAATTCACACCACCTTTTTCTCAACCTCAAATGCCGGTGGTGATGCGCCGGTGGTCGCAGGGAGTTATGAATCAGTGTTGGTCGATGCTTTCGATATTGAGGCATTAGCAGCACAAGATATTATCATTAGTTGTCAGGGAGGCGATTACACTTCGTCTGTTTTTAATAAATTGCGTGAAGCGGGCTGGCAAGGCTATTGGATCGATGCTGCATCGACACTGAGAATGGATGATGATGCGATGATTATTCTCGATCCGGTTAATCGTGAGATTATCGATCAGAGTTTAGAGCGTGGCATTAAGAATTTTATCGGTGGAAATTGTACCGTGAGCTTAATGTTAATGGCACTTGGCGCTCTCTTTAAAGAGGGGTTAGTTGAGTGGGCGACCTCTATGACCTATCAATCAGCTTCAGGTGCCGGCGCACAAAATATGAAGGAGTTATTAGAGCAGATGGGTGCGATCCATTCTCTTGTCAATAGTGATCTTTATAACCCGGCAAAGAGCATTTTAGAGATCGATCAGATGATCACTGATTCTTTCGCGACAGATCAATGTCCTAAAAATCGTTTCGGTGTGCCATTAGCAGGAAGCTTAATTCCATGGATCGATACGGAATTAGAAAATGGTCAGAGTCGTGAAGAGTGGAAAGCGATGGCAGAGAGTAACAAATTACTACAGTTAGAGCGTTCAGTTCCTATTGATGGGACCTGTGTTCGTGTAGGAGCGATGCGTTGCCACTCACAAGGATTGACGGTGAAGTTGACAAAAGATGTTCCGCTCGATGATATCGAAGCGATGATTAAAGAGAGTAATCGCTGGGTTAAAGTGGTTCCTAATCATCGCGATATTACGATGCAGGAATTAACACCCGCAGCAACCTCCGGCACAATGAGAATCCCTGTAGGACGTCTTCGTAAGATGAATTTAGGGCCGGAATATCTCAATGCTTTCACTGTAGGTGACCAGCTTCTTTGGGGTGCCGCAGAGCCACTTCGTAGAATGCTCAACATCTTATTAGAGAGAGAAGAATCGCTTAAGTAA
- the leuB gene encoding 3-isopropylmalate dehydrogenase, with protein sequence MKVLVLAGDGIGPEIVGEAEKVLNFVAEKHQLSLSTEHALIGGIAVDEKGAPLPTETLEQAKAADAILLGSVGGPKYDSLPRHIRPEQGLLAIRKELNLFANLRPAQVFKELAHASSLKDELVAGLDIMIVRELTGDIYFGQPRGIEERDGERVGFNTMIYSESEIRRIAHVAFQAAQKRNKRLCSIDKMNVLEATQLWRDVVTEVSAEYPDVELSHLLVDNAAMQLVRAPKQFDVMLTGNIFGDILSDEASMLTGSIGMLPSASLDENNKGLYEPIHGSAPDIAGKDIANPLATILSVAMMFRYTFGHNEIADEIENAVKQVLSEGYRTRDIAQPGEEVIGCVAMGQAVLKALGA encoded by the coding sequence ATGAAAGTATTAGTTTTAGCAGGAGATGGAATTGGTCCGGAGATTGTTGGCGAGGCGGAGAAGGTCCTCAATTTTGTGGCAGAAAAGCATCAACTCTCGCTCTCTACTGAACATGCACTGATTGGTGGAATTGCCGTGGATGAGAAAGGCGCGCCTCTTCCTACTGAGACCTTAGAGCAAGCAAAAGCGGCAGATGCAATTCTTCTTGGTTCTGTGGGAGGTCCTAAATATGATTCGCTTCCTCGCCATATTCGTCCTGAGCAGGGATTATTAGCGATTCGTAAGGAATTAAATCTCTTTGCTAATCTTCGTCCGGCACAAGTTTTTAAAGAGTTAGCCCACGCTTCTAGCCTTAAAGATGAGCTCGTTGCAGGACTCGATATTATGATTGTGCGTGAACTGACAGGTGATATCTACTTTGGTCAGCCTCGCGGTATTGAGGAGCGTGATGGGGAGCGTGTAGGTTTTAATACGATGATCTATTCAGAATCGGAGATTCGCCGTATTGCACATGTTGCTTTTCAAGCGGCTCAAAAGCGTAATAAGCGCCTCTGTTCTATCGATAAGATGAATGTTTTAGAAGCGACTCAACTTTGGCGTGATGTGGTGACAGAAGTTTCAGCAGAGTATCCTGATGTTGAGCTCTCCCATCTTTTAGTGGATAACGCTGCAATGCAGTTAGTTAGAGCACCAAAGCAATTTGATGTGATGTTAACGGGAAATATTTTTGGAGATATTCTCTCTGATGAAGCTTCAATGTTAACAGGCTCGATCGGCATGCTTCCTTCAGCCTCTTTAGATGAGAATAATAAAGGGCTCTATGAACCTATTCATGGATCAGCACCCGATATCGCCGGCAAAGATATTGCCAATCCTTTAGCAACGATTCTCTCAGTGGCGATGATGTTTCGCTATACCTTTGGACATAATGAGATTGCCGATGAGATCGAAAATGCAGTGAAACAGGTCTTAAGTGAAGGGTATCGTACACGTGATATTGCTCAACCTGGTGAAGAGGTTATTGGCTGTGTTGCAATGGGGCAAGCGGTACTAAAAGCGCTCGGAGCATAA
- a CDS encoding CynX/NimT family MFS transporter → MEREKGYRVPLACFWLVFLAAASLRVTLTSLGPVMSDISESLSLSSAVVSFLVTIPVICMGIFALFASPLSHRFGLERVITFSLFLIGISTITRSYFQSSTWLFLSSFLMGIGIAIAGPLLSGYVKHHFKQRSNVGMIFYTLGISISGVLGTMSSSILNHYLHWEWASTLQFWALPVLAVSAIWATFYLFRGSAPANQQAPKAKMPWNQPRAWMLVACFGLQSGLFYTNVAWLLPFLLEKGIDQFHANTLLNLSILNGIIGGFLIPIIVIRLGLRATSLGAIFVTIVAVMILLWGGNNLLLLYITVGILGILVSSGLFALTMLLPFNEVDDGNSVASWTAMMLFGGYCFAAFIPTLLGWLYDLTGTYDTVFLGYLLNATLLGVVFYRFFSRKKRVGAS, encoded by the coding sequence ATGGAAAGAGAGAAGGGCTATCGGGTCCCATTAGCCTGTTTTTGGCTAGTCTTTTTAGCGGCGGCATCGTTACGAGTAACCTTAACATCGTTAGGTCCGGTGATGAGTGATATCTCAGAGAGTCTATCGTTATCGAGTGCGGTGGTCAGTTTTTTAGTGACTATTCCGGTAATCTGTATGGGGATCTTTGCACTCTTTGCTTCCCCACTGAGTCACCGATTTGGCTTAGAGCGTGTTATTACCTTTAGTCTCTTTCTAATTGGGATCTCAACAATTACCCGTAGCTATTTTCAGAGTAGCACTTGGCTCTTTCTCTCCTCTTTTCTAATGGGGATCGGGATTGCTATTGCCGGTCCTCTCCTTTCCGGTTATGTAAAGCATCACTTTAAGCAGCGCAGTAATGTGGGGATGATCTTTTATACATTAGGAATCAGTATCAGTGGTGTTTTAGGAACGATGAGTAGCTCTATCTTAAATCACTATCTCCACTGGGAGTGGGCATCAACCCTTCAATTTTGGGCGCTCCCTGTTTTAGCGGTCTCTGCAATTTGGGCTACCTTTTATCTCTTTAGAGGTAGTGCGCCGGCAAATCAACAAGCGCCGAAAGCAAAAATGCCTTGGAATCAGCCACGAGCTTGGATGCTAGTGGCCTGTTTTGGTCTACAATCAGGGCTTTTCTATACCAATGTTGCGTGGCTTCTTCCTTTTCTATTAGAGAAGGGGATCGATCAATTTCACGCTAATACATTGCTCAACCTCTCGATTCTCAATGGAATTATTGGTGGGTTTCTCATTCCGATTATTGTAATTCGCTTAGGATTAAGAGCAACAAGTCTCGGCGCAATCTTTGTGACAATTGTAGCGGTGATGATCCTTTTGTGGGGCGGTAATAATCTATTACTGCTCTATATCACAGTGGGTATTTTGGGCATATTGGTAAGTTCAGGATTATTTGCCTTAACGATGCTGCTCCCTTTTAATGAGGTTGATGATGGAAACTCGGTGGCAAGTTGGACAGCGATGATGCTCTTTGGTGGTTACTGTTTTGCCGCTTTTATTCCTACACTTCTCGGATGGCTCTACGATTTAACCGGCACTTACGATACGGTATTTTTAGGGTATCTGCTCAATGCCACTTTGTTGGGGGTTGTCTTTTATCGTTTCTTTAGTCGTAAAAAACGTGTCGGTGCATCATAA
- the dut gene encoding dUTP diphosphatase, with the protein MLNVEFKVLDQRLGRDFPLPNYATEGSAGLDLRAMIDEDLVIKAGETSFVKTGIAIYLKDPRYAAMILPRSGLGVKHGIVLGNLVGLIDADYQGELMVSLWNRSDKDFTLTVGERMAQMVIVPVMQANFEQVEEFEASERGEGGFGHTGRK; encoded by the coding sequence ATGTTAAATGTTGAATTTAAAGTTTTAGATCAACGTCTCGGAAGAGATTTTCCACTGCCTAATTATGCAACAGAAGGTTCTGCCGGGTTAGATCTTCGGGCAATGATCGATGAGGATCTTGTTATCAAAGCCGGCGAGACATCGTTTGTAAAGACTGGAATTGCTATCTATCTCAAAGATCCTCGCTATGCGGCGATGATTCTTCCTCGCTCAGGTTTAGGGGTAAAGCATGGCATTGTTCTGGGGAATTTAGTAGGCTTAATTGATGCCGACTATCAAGGGGAGTTGATGGTTTCGCTCTGGAATCGTAGCGATAAAGATTTTACCTTAACAGTGGGCGAACGTATGGCGCAGATGGTGATTGTTCCTGTTATGCAGGCAAACTTTGAGCAAGTTGAAGAGTTTGAAGCATCTGAGCGTGGTGAAGGTGGATTTGGACATACAGGACGAAAATAG
- a CDS encoding NAD-dependent epimerase/dehydratase family protein encodes MNRKKVSIFGGTGFVGSPLVAALAKNGYRVTVFSRDRNVQNDASCLSYVEFIDGCKLEDEAVIRQHMAGSDYVINLVGTWDNNRRRATKAHVTYPTRIYEIANSLGVKKMIHFSALGAKEGQSTFFTTKAAGDKALLDLAAKNKMKVAIAAPSLVVGYEDRFSYNLARWIRHSPLLWLPMAEAKVQPVFIDDLIQAVFALLEQDHEQVEFELAGKEQYRIKEIAQKIAKEITPKRRTIIGMPNFIAGTLAFFIGFMPRFPYNRNQLKSAKTGSVTTRNDFEKLGLTPASYESVRQAEMPTTILDKYYYDRLNARRPVKL; translated from the coding sequence ATGAATCGAAAGAAAGTGAGTATCTTTGGGGGAACAGGCTTTGTCGGCTCTCCACTTGTTGCGGCATTAGCAAAAAATGGTTATCGCGTAACGGTCTTCTCTCGTGATCGTAATGTGCAAAATGATGCTTCATGCCTCTCTTATGTTGAATTTATCGATGGTTGCAAATTGGAAGATGAAGCCGTTATTCGTCAACATATGGCAGGATCTGATTATGTGATCAATCTTGTCGGCACATGGGATAACAACCGTCGCCGAGCGACTAAAGCGCATGTTACTTATCCAACTCGCATCTATGAGATTGCAAACTCCTTAGGGGTGAAGAAGATGATTCACTTTAGTGCTTTAGGTGCTAAAGAGGGGCAGAGTACTTTCTTTACAACAAAAGCTGCCGGAGATAAGGCGCTTCTCGATCTAGCGGCTAAAAATAAGATGAAGGTTGCGATTGCAGCGCCCTCATTAGTCGTCGGTTATGAAGATCGCTTCAGCTATAATTTAGCGCGTTGGATTCGTCACTCACCGCTTTTATGGTTACCGATGGCAGAGGCGAAAGTGCAACCTGTTTTTATCGATGATCTGATTCAAGCTGTTTTTGCGCTTTTAGAGCAGGATCATGAGCAGGTTGAATTTGAACTTGCCGGCAAAGAGCAATATCGCATCAAAGAGATTGCACAAAAGATAGCGAAAGAGATTACGCCAAAACGCCGTACAATTATTGGTATGCCCAATTTTATCGCCGGCACTTTAGCGTTCTTTATCGGCTTTATGCCACGTTTCCCCTATAATCGTAATCAGTTAAAGAGTGCTAAAACGGGCTCTGTAACAACACGAAATGATTTTGAGAAGCTCGGTTTAACGCCGGCAAGTTATGAGTCTGTTCGTCAAGCAGAGATGCCGACAACGATCTTAGATAAATATTATTATGATCGCCTCAATGCGCGCCGACCTGTAAAGCTCTAA
- the glmM gene encoding phosphoglucosamine mutase, with protein sequence MRKYFGTDGVRGKVGEFPLTPDFALKLGFAAGKALSQGDKSTVVIGKDTRISCDLFVAALASGLTYAGVNVLLAGTIPTPGVAYLTMKHQAVAGIVVSASHNPFFDNGIKFFNEKGEKLDDNVELSIEAGIDTPFSAPETGATGTIETLSDALTDYRDFCLASAPELSLKGDKIVVDCANGATYRVVPDLFRQLGATVIEVGTTPNGTNINDAVGSTAPEKIIATVKAEKADYGVAFDGDGDRLLIIDEKGRPFDGDDILYLLATERQETAVVGTIMSNLGFELALEEHGITLHRSNVGDRYVLELLNQLELNIGGENSGHILCLDQHSTGDGIIAALQAIQLMKQSGATFAEIRDRIPKTVQVMHNVKIERGAAWESDALKVAMAEVEEALAGRGRILIRPSGTEPVVRVMVESDAWEISEKHTQYLADIIRNSHP encoded by the coding sequence ATGAGAAAATATTTTGGAACTGATGGCGTCCGCGGAAAAGTAGGGGAATTTCCACTCACCCCCGATTTTGCTCTCAAACTTGGATTTGCCGCAGGTAAAGCGCTCTCTCAAGGAGATAAGAGTACCGTCGTCATCGGCAAAGATACACGCATCTCCTGTGATCTTTTTGTAGCGGCACTCGCCTCAGGATTGACCTATGCCGGTGTCAATGTTCTTCTCGCCGGCACGATTCCCACGCCGGGAGTTGCTTATCTCACAATGAAGCATCAAGCTGTAGCGGGTATTGTTGTCTCGGCATCACATAACCCCTTCTTCGATAATGGTATTAAATTCTTCAATGAGAAGGGTGAAAAGCTCGATGATAATGTTGAACTCTCTATCGAAGCAGGAATTGATACCCCTTTCTCTGCTCCAGAGACAGGTGCGACCGGTACTATTGAGACACTCTCTGATGCCTTAACAGACTATCGTGATTTCTGCCTTGCTAGTGCGCCGGAGCTCTCCCTCAAAGGGGATAAGATCGTTGTCGACTGTGCCAATGGTGCAACATATCGGGTCGTTCCGGATCTTTTTCGTCAATTAGGCGCAACCGTTATTGAGGTCGGAACAACCCCAAATGGGACCAATATTAATGATGCTGTCGGCTCAACTGCTCCTGAAAAAATCATTGCAACTGTGAAGGCAGAAAAGGCAGATTACGGCGTTGCATTTGATGGGGATGGCGATCGCCTACTGATTATCGACGAGAAAGGTCGCCCGTTTGATGGGGATGATATCCTCTATCTCTTAGCGACAGAACGCCAGGAAACGGCTGTTGTCGGCACCATTATGAGCAATTTAGGTTTTGAATTAGCGCTTGAAGAACATGGTATTACGCTCCACCGCTCTAATGTGGGAGATCGTTATGTTTTAGAGCTTCTCAACCAATTAGAGCTCAATATCGGTGGAGAGAATTCGGGTCATATTCTCTGCCTTGATCAACACTCAACTGGCGATGGAATTATTGCGGCACTGCAAGCGATTCAATTGATGAAACAGAGTGGTGCAACCTTTGCAGAAATTCGTGATCGTATCCCCAAAACGGTTCAAGTGATGCACAATGTTAAAATCGAACGAGGTGCTGCTTGGGAGAGTGATGCGCTTAAAGTGGCGATGGCTGAGGTCGAAGAGGCGTTAGCTGGTCGAGGTCGAATTCTTATTCGTCCTTCGGGGACGGAACCCGTTGTCCGTGTCATGGTTGAGAGTGATGCTTGGGAGATAAGTGAAAAGCATACCCAATATTTAGCGGATATTATCCGTAATAGTCATCCTTAA
- a CDS encoding response regulator: MKKILIVEDEIPISEMIEHFLSSQGFEVIQAFDGIEAKELLTQNPKIDLILLDWMMPQKSGIDLLKELKASRKNRHIPVIMLSARAELEDRVVGLDSGADDYLPKPFAMKELLSRINSLLRRIDEYVEEENEIREVAGIELDLDAQRITINGELINLSAIEFRLLAFFITHIDRVYSRDQLLDHVWGIDSYVDERTVDVTIGRLRKILEPTGHNKLLQTVRGEGYRFSPHL, from the coding sequence ATGAAAAAAATTCTCATCGTTGAAGACGAAATTCCTATATCAGAGATGATTGAACACTTTCTCTCAAGTCAAGGATTTGAGGTTATTCAAGCATTTGATGGTATTGAAGCAAAAGAGCTCTTAACTCAAAATCCTAAGATTGACCTAATACTCCTCGATTGGATGATGCCACAAAAATCGGGAATCGATCTTCTAAAGGAGCTTAAAGCAAGCCGTAAGAATCGCCATATTCCTGTCATTATGTTGAGTGCTCGCGCAGAGTTAGAAGATCGTGTTGTTGGGCTCGATTCAGGTGCTGATGATTATCTTCCTAAACCCTTTGCAATGAAGGAGCTTCTCTCTCGAATCAACTCCCTTCTTCGCCGAATTGATGAGTATGTTGAAGAGGAGAATGAGATTCGTGAAGTTGCCGGTATTGAACTCGATCTAGATGCACAACGAATTACCATTAATGGGGAGTTGATCAATCTTAGTGCTATTGAATTCCGCCTTTTAGCCTTCTTTATTACCCATATTGATCGTGTCTATAGTCGCGATCAGCTTCTCGATCATGTCTGGGGAATCGATAGTTATGTCGATGAGCGAACGGTCGATGTCACAATTGGGCGCCTTCGTAAAATTTTAGAGCCTACAGGCCATAATAAATTACTTCAAACCGTTCGTGGCGAAGGCTATCGCTTCTCTCCTCATCTCTAA
- the phoR gene encoding phosphate regulon sensor histidine kinase PhoR, whose amino-acid sequence MLGHLSPKQFLLELFLLYLPAIVLSFFFGSLFLWLFIATLLLLLWHYRQLYRLSRWIWIDHNFYPPEGKSSWLPIFHGLHRMRIEQRKERNQLLDFIRYFRKGAEAMPDATILCDKEGRLNWCNPQAEAMLKLRWPQDERQSIFNLIRTPEIVEYFKAGNYESPFLLQLDQRELECRFYYPYIENNLLIIARDVTDREVAERTRQTFFANVNHELRVPLTVIKGYVEMLQSNLAESERESFEAKALDRIEEQAERLHSLVIQLMALTRLETGAKWDRAEVVPLSQLTAEMLDDYYQQHPESRDYITAEITPNLTVLGSQDQLKQVVLNLFYNAIEHNPPQTPIHLLLTKVDNGSEQGEILFQLSDRGKGIPPMHLHKLTERFYRVDSSRNREQSGGSGLGLAIVKHALNNHESQLEISSEVGKGSCFSFRLKAHLSKM is encoded by the coding sequence ATGTTAGGTCACCTCTCTCCCAAACAGTTTCTTTTAGAGCTATTTCTGCTCTATCTGCCGGCGATTGTACTCTCATTCTTCTTTGGCTCCCTCTTTCTTTGGCTCTTTATTGCGACTCTTCTGCTGCTTCTTTGGCACTATCGGCAACTCTACCGCCTCTCCCGCTGGATCTGGATCGATCATAATTTCTATCCCCCCGAAGGTAAAAGTAGCTGGCTTCCTATCTTCCATGGTTTGCATCGTATGCGCATTGAGCAACGAAAAGAGCGCAATCAACTTCTCGATTTTATTCGCTACTTTCGAAAAGGGGCGGAGGCGATGCCGGATGCCACAATCTTATGTGATAAAGAAGGTCGTTTAAATTGGTGTAATCCTCAAGCAGAAGCGATGCTCAAATTACGTTGGCCACAAGATGAGCGTCAATCGATCTTCAATCTAATTCGAACACCTGAAATTGTGGAGTATTTTAAAGCGGGAAATTATGAATCCCCTTTTCTCCTACAGCTCGATCAACGTGAACTTGAGTGCCGCTTCTACTACCCTTATATCGAAAATAATCTACTCATTATTGCTCGAGATGTAACCGATAGAGAGGTTGCGGAGCGAACGCGTCAAACCTTCTTCGCTAATGTTAACCATGAATTACGGGTGCCCTTAACGGTGATTAAAGGGTATGTCGAGATGTTACAGAGCAATTTGGCAGAATCAGAGCGCGAGAGTTTTGAAGCTAAGGCGCTCGATCGTATCGAGGAGCAAGCGGAGCGACTTCACTCCTTAGTGATTCAACTGATGGCATTAACACGCCTTGAGACAGGTGCTAAGTGGGATCGTGCCGAAGTTGTTCCTCTTTCACAACTCACCGCTGAGATGCTCGATGATTATTATCAGCAACATCCCGAATCTCGAGATTATATTACCGCAGAGATTACCCCAAACTTAACTGTTCTCGGCAGTCAGGATCAACTTAAGCAGGTGGTTCTCAATCTCTTTTACAATGCCATTGAACATAATCCTCCCCAAACGCCGATCCATCTTCTACTAACAAAGGTAGATAATGGTAGTGAACAAGGCGAGATTCTCTTTCAGCTCTCAGATAGAGGAAAAGGAATTCCTCCAATGCATCTTCACAAATTAACAGAGCGTTTCTATCGGGTCGATTCCTCTCGCAACCGCGAGCAATCGGGAGGAAGTGGTTTAGGTTTAGCCATTGTTAAACATGCTCTCAATAATCATGAGAGTCAGCTAGAGATTAGCAGTGAAGTTGGGAAAGGAAGCTGCTTCTCTTTTCGTCTTAAAGCTCACCTATCAAAAATGTAA